Proteins found in one Methanobrevibacter wolinii SH genomic segment:
- the tgtA gene encoding tRNA guanosine(15) transglycosylase TgtA, whose amino-acid sequence MFEIKAKDNKGRVGVLKTKHGNVKTPALMPVIHPGKQTIDVKKYGADIVITNSYIIFKDEELKKIALEEGVHKLINFDGPIMTDSGSFQLSVYGDIDIGNKEVIDFQEKIGTDIGTSLDIPTGPFVKREEAERDLKITIERAKEAVKYKNENNISMLLNSVVQGSTFLDLREKCADELTKLDADLYPIGAVVPLMEMYKYSDLVDVVMHSVNHLPDNVPRHLMGAGHPMIFALCAAMGCDLFDSAAYILYAEDDRLLSTRGTYRLEDLNEMPCSCEVCSKYTPEELRALPKEERVQLIAQHNLNVSFAELRTVRQAIYDGTLMELVEERCRAHPALLNAVRELGNYSEDLEVYDPRSKKSAFFYTGPESLKRPEVRRHLEKIRKMPKKSNLILLPPTRKPYSKNISGKLGRFYVYGNEGDIDLDDSDFMVLDVPFGFIPLDIDEVYPLSQNESPKIKDADAINFINNCIKESSKYYNQILIHQSLANHYDLKFDKIHPQSNDIRYHKDDVRKIKAIADYQFGEGAGEALFDGKVKFEKSKKTGKIRHVSVNGKMVANMRASDAFLILTKEGAIRLHNAMDYPKNRVVVNEDSEPFTRDGKSVFCQFVVQCDENIRANDEVLLVNKNDDLLGIGKALLNPREIKSFNKGQAIKTRKGFKK is encoded by the coding sequence ATGTTTGAAATAAAAGCTAAAGATAATAAGGGAAGAGTTGGTGTTCTTAAAACTAAGCATGGTAATGTTAAAACTCCTGCTCTTATGCCTGTTATTCATCCAGGTAAACAGACTATTGATGTTAAAAAATATGGAGCAGATATTGTTATTACTAATTCTTACATAATTTTTAAAGATGAGGAATTAAAAAAAATTGCTCTTGAAGAAGGGGTTCATAAACTTATAAACTTTGATGGACCTATTATGACTGATTCTGGTTCATTCCAATTATCTGTTTATGGTGATATTGATATTGGAAATAAAGAAGTTATTGATTTTCAAGAAAAAATTGGAACTGATATTGGTACCTCTTTAGATATTCCTACTGGACCTTTTGTTAAAAGAGAAGAAGCAGAAAGAGATTTAAAAATTACTATTGAACGTGCTAAAGAAGCAGTTAAATATAAAAACGAAAATAATATTTCAATGCTTTTAAATTCAGTAGTTCAAGGTTCAACATTTCTTGATTTAAGAGAAAAATGTGCTGATGAACTTACTAAACTTGATGCAGATTTATATCCTATTGGTGCTGTTGTACCTTTAATGGAAATGTATAAATATTCTGATTTAGTTGATGTTGTAATGCATAGTGTAAATCATTTACCTGATAATGTCCCAAGACATTTAATGGGTGCAGGACATCCTATGATTTTTGCTCTTTGTGCTGCTATGGGTTGTGATTTATTTGATTCTGCTGCATATATATTATATGCTGAAGATGATAGACTTTTATCTACAAGAGGAACTTATAGGCTTGAAGATTTAAATGAAATGCCTTGTTCTTGTGAGGTATGTAGTAAATATACTCCAGAGGAATTAAGAGCATTACCTAAAGAAGAAAGAGTACAACTTATTGCTCAACATAATCTTAATGTTTCTTTTGCAGAACTTAGAACAGTTAGACAAGCTATTTATGATGGAACTTTAATGGAACTTGTAGAAGAAAGATGTAGGGCTCATCCTGCATTACTTAATGCTGTAAGAGAACTTGGTAATTATAGTGAGGATCTTGAAGTTTATGATCCAAGAAGTAAAAAATCTGCATTCTTTTATACTGGTCCAGAATCACTTAAAAGACCTGAAGTTAGACGTCATTTAGAAAAAATTAGAAAAATGCCTAAAAAATCAAATTTAATTCTTTTACCACCTACTAGAAAACCATATTCTAAAAATATTTCTGGTAAATTAGGTAGATTCTATGTTTATGGTAATGAAGGAGATATTGATTTAGATGATAGTGACTTTATGGTACTTGATGTTCCATTTGGTTTTATACCTCTTGATATAGATGAAGTTTATCCTTTAAGTCAAAATGAATCACCGAAAATTAAAGATGCAGATGCAATTAATTTTATTAATAATTGTATTAAAGAATCTTCTAAATATTATAATCAAATTTTAATTCATCAAAGTCTTGCAAATCATTATGATTTAAAATTTGATAAAATACATCCACAATCTAATGATATTAGATATCATAAAGATGATGTAAGAAAAATTAAAGCAATTGCAGATTATCAATTTGGTGAAGGTGCTGGTGAAGCTTTATTTGATGGTAAAGTTAAATTTGAAAAATCTAAGAAAACAGGTAAAATCAGGCATGTTTCTGTAAATGGAAAAATGGTAGCAAATATGCGTGCTTCAGATGCATTTCTAATACTTACTAAAGAGGGAGCTATAAGATTACATAATGCTATGGATTATCCAAAAAATAGAGTAGTTGTAAATGAAGATTCTGAACCATTTACTCGTGATGGTAAAAGTGTTTTCTGTCAATTTGTAGTTCAATGTGATGAAAATATTCGTGCAAATGATGAAGTTTTACTAGTAAATAAAAATGATGATTTATTAGGAATTGGAAAAGCTTTACTTAACCCACGTGAAATTAAAAGTTTTAATAAAGGTCAAGCAATTAAAACAAGGAAAGGTTTTAAAAAATAA